The sequence below is a genomic window from Terriglobia bacterium.
GCCAGCGCCGCGGGGGAGAAATCGGGCTGAAGCCCTCGGTCGATCATTGCTTGGTGGGCAATTCTTCGAAGTTCTGCTCGATGGCGCGGTCTGCTCATTTTTTGCCTGTCCTCCTGATGCTTCCCATAATATATCGCAGAGTGGCATCAAATAGGGTAGTGTCCCCGTTCGGAATTGGAAAAGCGGAACATCGCGGTTTGCCCGGGGTTATCCGGTAGCGGATATTTCACAGAAATTGCGATCATCCCGATGAGCCGGGCATATACTGGCCCTCACGAGGGAGAATCATGAGCGATCCGAATGAGACCCAGGGACTTCTCGAGCGAGCCCGGGGCGGCGACCAGGCGGCATTTGAGGAACTCTTTCAACGACACCGGGCGCGGTTGCGGAGGGCCATCGCCATGAGGATGGACCGGCGTGTGGCTGCCCGGGTGGACGCCTCGGACATCTTGCAGGACACGTATCTGGAGGCCATCAGGCGTCTGCCGAAATACATCCGGCAGGAGGGAATGCCCTTCTATCTATGGCTTCACTGGATTGCGCGGGAAAAGGTGCTGGCGCTGCATCGCCGCCACCTCGGAGCCGAAAAGCGCAGGGTCACTCATGAAGTCGCCCGCTTGCCGGTGGACAGCTCGGCGGAGTTCGTGAGCGGCATTGCGGATCGCTCTCCGTCACCGAGCCAGGAACTTGCCAGGGTTGAGCTTGCCGAGCGGTTGCGCGTGGCCCTGGGCCAGCTCGACGACGAGGAACGCGACCTGATCCTTTGGCGTCATTTTGAGCAGCTCAGCGCGCGCGACATGGCCCAACTGCTGCAGATAACGGAGGCTGCCGCAAGCAAGCGGTACCTGAGGGCCGTGGAACGATTGC
It includes:
- a CDS encoding sigma-70 family RNA polymerase sigma factor, whose amino-acid sequence is MSDPNETQGLLERARGGDQAAFEELFQRHRARLRRAIAMRMDRRVAARVDASDILQDTYLEAIRRLPKYIRQEGMPFYLWLHWIAREKVLALHRRHLGAEKRRVTHEVARLPVDSSAEFVSGIADRSPSPSQELARVELAERLRVALGQLDDEERDLILWRHFEQLSARDMAQLLQITEAAASKRYLRAVERLRNILIDLGVSRPG